A genomic segment from Ptychodera flava strain L36383 chromosome 8, AS_Pfla_20210202, whole genome shotgun sequence encodes:
- the LOC139139273 gene encoding LOW QUALITY PROTEIN: atrial natriuretic peptide receptor 2-like (The sequence of the model RefSeq protein was modified relative to this genomic sequence to represent the inferred CDS: deleted 2 bases in 1 codon), whose amino-acid sequence MTTYISIIGHLEDVITTNIDQMLNEEADRALRRVAISLAVLSAILFTCPLMSAWYVMSVNRMTSAIKQYVMDLTKKTLALNIEKRRSKRLLYQMLPPSVAESLMRDKTVNAEYFESVTIFFSDIVGFTEMASRSTPLQIVDLLNALYTAFDDCIDKYDVYKVETIGDAYMVASGVPHVNGIRHAGEIATLSLDLLILIQDFRIPHFPDKRIQLRIGIHSGSCVAGVVGAKMPRYCLFGDSVNTASRMESTGKPLRIHVSIHTKYCLDLLGGFILDQRGVLDIKGKGMMKTFWLIGKQREETVISSDKSVIVGNNNPIAVTDVFC is encoded by the exons ATGACTACTTACATCTCGATAATCGGTCACTTGGAAGATGTAATCACTACCAACATCGATCAGATGCTGAACGAGGAAGCTGATCGTGCCTTGCGAAGAGTTGCGATTAGCCTTGCGGTCCTGTCGGCAATCTTGTTCACGTGTCCGTTGATGAGCGCCTGGTACGTGATGTCTGTTAACCGTATGACAAGTGCTATAAAACAGTATGTCATGGACCTGACAAAGAAAACATTGGCGCTAAATATTGAGAAAAGGAGGTCTAAGAGGCTCCTCTACCAAATGTTGCCTCCTTCAGTCGCA GAGTCCTTGATGAGAGACAAGACGGTCAATGCTGAGTACTTTGAATCTGTGACTATATTCTTCAGCGATATCGTCGGTTTTACAGAAATGGCGAGCCGAAGTACACCCCTCCAG ATTGTTGACTTGCTGAACGCCCTCTACACTGCTTTCGATGACTGCATAGACAAATATGATGTTTACAAAGTTGAAACAATTGGTGACGCTTACATGGTGGCAAGCGGTGTACCTCACGTTAATGGAATCCGCCATGCTGGTGAGATAGCAACCCTATCTTTGGATTTACTAATATTAATTCAAGACTTCCGGATTCCTCACTTTCCGGATAAACGTATTCAACTAAGGATTGGGATTCATTCAG GTTCGTGCGTGGCTGGAGTGGTCGGCGCCAAAATGCCGCGATACTGTTTATTTGGCGATAGCGTAAACACCGCTTCCCGTATGGAATCAACAGGTAAAC cattGCGAATTCACGTAAGCATCCACACAAAATATTGCCTAGATCTCCTCGGTGGATTCATTCTCGATCAACGCGGGGTCTTGGACATCAAG GGAAAAGGAATGATGAAGACGTTCTGGTTGATCGGAAAACAGCGGGAGGAGACCGTTATCTCgagtgataaatcggttatcgtTGGGAACAACAATCCCATCGCGGTTACTGACGTTTTTTGCTAA
- the LOC139139275 gene encoding uncharacterized protein isoform X1, giving the protein MESTHETSPTDSTDSSVITKSQARRGRQRGRGSGRGRGQGRRGRGRGRGASRGGRLGTRADEALRDVQQRKNILREMLQKMTPEQMHDLLLQVVERDISLIFDLAVPSEQAGGYHPGPSQSSQDWCVCQNCRQMPTLAERKCCGKMPEFCISRLPDFRVICLDEGVLAVARAYRMDMMATNDFDDYHKCNWHAAYQQFILWQHGKLGAGNRRVIPGCCVWAIRDKYPDQFGQYTGFIPTRFA; this is encoded by the exons ATGGAGTCTACACATGAG ACATCACCGACCGATTCTACTGATAGTTCTGTAATTACTAAATCCCAAGCAAGAAGAGGGAGGCAGAGGGGTAGGGGGAGTGGCAGAGGGAGAGGACAGGGACGCAGAGGTCGGGGCAGAGGAAGAGGTGCTAGCAGAGGTGGAAGGCTTGGGACAAGAGCAGACGAGGCATTGAGAGATGTGCAGCAAAGGAAAAATATTCTTCGT GAGATGCTGCAGAAAATGACACCAGAACAGATGCATGATCTGCTGTTGCAGGTGGTTGAGAGGGACATAAGTTTAATATTTGACTTGGCAGTCCCATCTGAACAGGCTGGAGGATACCATCCTGGACCTTCACAAAGCAGTCAAGATTGGTGTGTCTGTCAAAACTGTCGGCAGATGCCAACCCTTGCTGAGAGAAAATGTTGTGGGAAGATGCCTGAGTTCTGTATCTCCAGATTACca gatttcagagttatctgcCTTGATGAAGGAGTCCTTGCAGTTGCTAGAGCCTATCGGATGGATATGATGGCCACCAATGACTTTGATGACTACCACAAGTGCAACTGGCATGCTGCATACCAGCAATTTATTTTGTGGCAGCATGGGAAACTTGGTGCAGGAAACCGTAGAGTGATACCAGGCTGCTGTGTTTGGGCAATAAGAGATAAATATCCTGATCAGTTTGGTCAATATACAGGGTTCATTCCAACACGTTTTGCATAA
- the LOC139139275 gene encoding uncharacterized protein isoform X2: MESTHETSPTDSTDSSVITKSQARRGRQRGRGSGRGRGQGRRGRGRGRGASRGGRLGTRADEALRDVQQRKNILRMLQKMTPEQMHDLLLQVVERDISLIFDLAVPSEQAGGYHPGPSQSSQDWCVCQNCRQMPTLAERKCCGKMPEFCISRLPDFRVICLDEGVLAVARAYRMDMMATNDFDDYHKCNWHAAYQQFILWQHGKLGAGNRRVIPGCCVWAIRDKYPDQFGQYTGFIPTRFA; this comes from the exons ATGGAGTCTACACATGAG ACATCACCGACCGATTCTACTGATAGTTCTGTAATTACTAAATCCCAAGCAAGAAGAGGGAGGCAGAGGGGTAGGGGGAGTGGCAGAGGGAGAGGACAGGGACGCAGAGGTCGGGGCAGAGGAAGAGGTGCTAGCAGAGGTGGAAGGCTTGGGACAAGAGCAGACGAGGCATTGAGAGATGTGCAGCAAAGGAAAAATATTCTTCGT ATGCTGCAGAAAATGACACCAGAACAGATGCATGATCTGCTGTTGCAGGTGGTTGAGAGGGACATAAGTTTAATATTTGACTTGGCAGTCCCATCTGAACAGGCTGGAGGATACCATCCTGGACCTTCACAAAGCAGTCAAGATTGGTGTGTCTGTCAAAACTGTCGGCAGATGCCAACCCTTGCTGAGAGAAAATGTTGTGGGAAGATGCCTGAGTTCTGTATCTCCAGATTACca gatttcagagttatctgcCTTGATGAAGGAGTCCTTGCAGTTGCTAGAGCCTATCGGATGGATATGATGGCCACCAATGACTTTGATGACTACCACAAGTGCAACTGGCATGCTGCATACCAGCAATTTATTTTGTGGCAGCATGGGAAACTTGGTGCAGGAAACCGTAGAGTGATACCAGGCTGCTGTGTTTGGGCAATAAGAGATAAATATCCTGATCAGTTTGGTCAATATACAGGGTTCATTCCAACACGTTTTGCATAA
- the LOC139139274 gene encoding uncharacterized protein — protein sequence MSEMSSIVSTDQGDHPMSGVEELSALSGPTKQQDVTSERTRGRKSTMSESFVDPFDVTIDITGDLDWGGDRGAEYSDDEEEEDPDYEPSIDLTIQPRGIDLEDLASDNSEIEDDSDDDQEDTEDTDHQEETIFPGIVRIEMGTDVDSLLQEKFYLITLQQLLLLAKTTIPSTCNYGKCSETLTISTESVGSALYLSWVCPSGHIAYKWCSQPLLNRRLHSGDLLTSAAILMSGNSYSKTALFARMLNLKIVSSSTYLKIQRHYLVPSVDQYWETHQQEIVRKHAEKELVIIGDGRMDSPGFCAQYCSYTFMEYESKDILDIITIDKRQTDRKSTIMEKVAFQQSLDHLLDQGATVKEVATDSHPQITSLMKTRYGNIKHSLDVWHAAKNLGKKITTAGQQKDCRALLQWSRHIATHFWYCCGKATSCDEFKGLWCGVIHHVVNEHSWVLPYCQGVSECDHGPLAQTADRDREWLQKGSPAHNALVKIVMNKQFLNKVEYLINFRHTAELESFQQNILMYSGKRFAYTPPVYRARNRLAAIDHNVHNGRPIKKNKKGEVVFHRQFHKKSNRWSVYGEKVAKTYEHVTDIKRIVLDRRLQDHQGMQKSRPLEATDPRRISRHLAAIPPPPTATIVQDTISRRQ from the exons ATGTCAGAGATGTCGTCAATTGTGTCAACTGATCAAGG TGATCATCCAATGTCAGGAGTAGAAGAACTATCTGCATTGTCTGGCCCAACCAAACAACAAGATGTAACAAG TGAGAGAACTAGAGGAAGAAAGAGCACGATGTCTGAATCATTTGTAGATCCATTTGA TGTGACTATAGATATAACAGGAGACTTGGATTGGGGTGGTGACAGAGGTGCTGAATATAGTGACGATGAAGAAGAGGAGGACCCGGACTATGAACCAAGCATAGATTTAACCATACA ACCCCGGGGAATTGACTTGGAAGACCTGGCATCTGATAACTCAGAGATTGAggatgacagtgatgatgaccAGGAGGACACTGAAGATACAGACCATCAAGAAGAAACAATATTTCCTGGTATTGTGAGAATTGAAATGGGCACAGATGTTGACAGCCTCCTTCAGGAAAAGTTTTATCTGATAACACTTCAGCAACTACTCTTGTTAGCCAAAACAACAATACCTTCCACCTGTAATTATGGAAAGTGCAGTGAAACCTTGACAATTTCAACTGAGTCTGTTGGGTCAGCTCTATATTTATCTTGG GTTTGCCCATCTGGCCACATAGCATATAAGTGGTGTTCTCAACCTCTCCTGAACAGACGACTACATAGTGGAGATTTACTGACATCAGCTGCTATACTCATGTCAGGCAACAGCTACAGTAAAACAGCATTGTTTGCCAGAATGCTTAACCTGAAAATTGTCAGTTCCAGTACTTATTTGAAGATTCAGAGGCATTACCTGGTGCCAAGTGTTGATCAATACTGGGAGACTCATCAGCAGGAAATTGTAAGGAAACATGCAGAAAAAGAACTTGTGATAATAG GTGATGGTAGGATGGACTCGCCAGGATTTTGTGCCCAATATTGTTCTTATACTTTTATGGAGTATGAGTCGAAAGATATACTTGATATCATCACAATTGataaaagacagacagacagaaaatcaACAATAATGGAGAAGGTGGCGTTTCAACAGTCCTTGGATCATCTGTTGGACCAAGGAGCTACAGTGAAGGAAGTGGCAACAGATTCCCACCCACAGATTACATCTTTGATGA AAACAAGGTATGGCAACATCAAACATTCCCTTGACGTGTGGCATGCTGCCAAAAATCTGGGAAAGAAGATAACCACG GCTGGTCAGCAGAAAGATTGCAGAGCTCTTCTTCAGTGGAGCAGACACATTGCCACTCATTTTTGGTACTGCTGTGGCAAGGCTACTTCTTGTGATGAGTTTAAG GGACTTTGGTGTGGTGTTATTCACCATGTGGTAAATGAGCATTCATGGGTACTGCCCTACTGTCAAGGGGTCAGTGAATGTGATCATGGCCCACTGGCACAAACCGCAGACAGGGACAGAGAGTGGCTCCAAAAAGGCAGTCCAGCACACAATGCCCTGGTCAAAATAGTTATGAATAAACAGTTCCTCAACAAAGTGGAATACTTGATTAACTTTAG gCATACCGCAGAACTTGAATCCTTCCAACAGAATATTTTAATGTATTCGGGAAAGAGGTTTGCCTACACACCACCAGTGTACAGAGCGAGGAATAGGCTGGCTGCCATTGACCACAATGTTCACAATGGTAGGCCAATCAAGAAGAACAAGAAGGGTGAAGTCGT GTTTCATAggcaatttcacaaaaaaagcaACAGATGGAGTGTGTATGGAGAAAAAGTGGCGAAAACCTACGAACATGTTACTGACATCAAAAGGATAGTACTTGACAGACGTTTACAAGATCATCAGGGAATGCAGAAAAGTAGACCACTGGAAGCAACAGATCCACGAAGGATATCTAGGCACCTGGCAGCCATTCCTCCACCACCAACTGCGACAATTGTCCAAGATACTATATCCAGACGCCAGTAG